The region ATCATTTGGAACAGTTACTGTAAGCACGAATTCACTAACAGGTGGAGCCCATGCAGAAACAGCGACATATGAGGGAAAGGCGACTAAAATTTCTGCAACAATAAAAACAACTTACAATAATGGGGCTGCTGTTGGTCCTTCAGCAACAAATTCAGCAACAAATACAACAGCAGTTAGAACTGATACTGTTCGTTTATTTGGAGCAAGTGGTAGAAAAGCTACTGCATCAGGATCAATTACATATAATGGAGAAACTCAAACAGCTACGGTTAGTAAAAGTTACTAGTAATCTAATATAGTTGGTTAGTTCTCTTTAAGAGAAAAATAAAGTATCTTCTCCCTATACCATTATCTTAAATGAAAGAGGTATAATATGTTTAAGAGAAAGTATGTCGCTGTTTCAGTGGGATGTATTTTAGTTATAATTGTGTCCTTCTTTTTATCTTTTAATACAAATTTAATTGATTCGAATATGAATTCTGACTTGGATCTGAAAAATACCAATTATTTTGAAGGATATGATACGGTTTATAGTGTAGGTGTATCCAATCAAAATTCAGATACAGACCTAAAAAATAATCAGCAATTGGCCGTAACTAACTTATCTGAACCATTTAATTTCTATTTTAGGAATCAGGGTAAGGATAGAAAAATGGTTATGACGGTTTATTATAATTATGAACAAATTGATTTTAAATTGAACTTAGAGGATGATTATACGAACCAATATGTTTTTGATATAAAAGATGGTGAACTCATCGAGGAAACACTTTATTTAGATTCAACAATTGAAATGAATGAGTGTATGAATAAGCTAATGATATCCTTTACCTCTGGTTATGATACACATCAGTCGGATTTAGATACTTATCCAACGAATGAGTATGGAATAACTACAATCTATGATTTGTTTTTTACAAACAATTTCGAAGAGGGCAATGATAAGGTTGATGCCGCAAGTTCAGAACCAATTATACCTAAAAATGTTTTTCAAGATTTTGTTTCAGAACCGTTGATTATTAATATGGATTATGAAAATAAATTACAAAATCAGAAGTTGATTTCAGTTCCTGAAAAGAATTTACAGGTACAACCAAATGAAAAAGTTAATTTAATGTACAATATTAGTAATAGTGAATCTAATTTAGCGCTTATGATATTGACAGTAGGTTTTGAACAAGTAAAAATTAATAATAAATATTACGAAGTCATTGAGTTAAATGAATCAAATAGCGTATTTAATGATTCTTTTGATTTTGTAGCTCCGTCAGAAGTTGGCAAATATGAAGTAATTGCATATCTTATTTATGATCCATTTAAGACAATGAAATCAACTTCTCTTTTCAATTCAACTGTTGGACATAGTTATAGATTTACTTTGGAGGTCATGGATTAATCAATGAAAATAAGTGAAAAATAGATTAAGTATAATAAGTATTTATATTTAATCTATTTTTTAAATTAATAATTTAGTGCTAGTATAATTTTATGAACACGCTTAAGTTAAGCCACTACAATAGGCTTGGTAAAAGGATGTGTCAATATGAAAAAATATAATGCTAAATTTATCAAACATATACTATTTCATCGCCTAAGAATGCTTATGAAATGATTAAAGAACAACTAGAGGGATTAGATCGTGAGCAATTCATCATTGCTTGTTTGAATACAAAGAATGAACCAACGAATATTTCAGTCGTATCAGTTGGAACACTCAATAAAGCCATTGTCCATCCAAGAGAAGTATTCAAAACAGCCATCCTATCAAACGCAGCTAGTATTATGGCATTTCATAATCATCCATCAGGTGAAACAACACCATCACAACAAGATATTCAAGTAACTAACCGCTTATATGAGGCGGGTGAGTTACTTGGTATCAAGCTATTAGATCATCTCATTATCGGAGATGGGACATTTACATCATTAAAAGAAAAAGATTATTTATAAGGAGCTAAGTGATTATATTCAAGTCACTTAGCTCTTTTATTGTGTAATCAAGAAGAGAAAGAGAGTGGAAGTCTGGAGTCATAAAATAATGGTTTGTATTAAAGAAGTATATCGATATCTAACAACAAAAAGTATAATAAATCTATATATTTTATACCGATTATGACAAAAAAAATAACCGATTAGGAAATTCTATTTATTAAAAAGATAACAAATGGTATGATTTTAAAAGAGTGGAAGAGGAGGAGGATGGTGGAAAGTTCTACAGTAGTTAGAAAAAATTTGGGAGAATTAATTGCTACAACCATTGCATGTTGGATTCAAAAAAGAACTT is a window of Turicibacter sanguinis DNA encoding:
- a CDS encoding JAB domain-containing protein; the protein is MSSPKNAYEMIKEQLEGLDREQFIIACLNTKNEPTNISVVSVGTLNKAIVHPREVFKTAILSNAASIMAFHNHPSGETTPSQQDIQVTNRLYEAGELLGIKLLDHLIIGDGTFTSLKEKDYL